AGACCTCACCCTGGTCGCTGTTTACCAAGCTGCCAAGAACATCAAGGCACCGGCCACACCGCGCAAACCCATCGAATACCTCCAGGAGAACTGAGCTGCCACAGAGATCTCGGACAGTGGGCCCTCTTAAAATGGGGGTCTACCGAAAGTAGAGATCAGCATGACCGCATCACGCAAGCGATTTACCCAGGAGTTCAAGGACGAGTTGTGCCGCGAGGTGATCAACACGTCCAGGCCGATCAAGGACGTGGCCACCGCGTACGGTGTCGGCCCCGAAACGCTCCGCAACTGGCTGGTCAAGTACCGGGCGGCCAACGGCGGCACGGAGGTGGATCTGACGGTGTCGGAACGGGCCCGGCTGAAGGAGCTCGAGCGCGAAAATCAGGAGCTGCGGGCGGAGACTGCGTTCCTGAAAAAAGCCAGCGCTTACTTCGCGCGGGAGCAGCGGTAGTGAGCAAGTACGAATTCATCGATTCCCAAAAAGCTCAGCCCGCCAATCTCAATTCGGTCGTGAAAATGTGCCGCTGGTTGGCCGTCTCGACGTCCGGTTTCTATCACTGGGCCACACGCCCGCAATCGGCCACGGCGGCCCGCCGCCGGGCCCTGACGGCGCGGGTCCGGCACTTCTTCGAGGAGTCCGAGGGCACCTACGGCTACCGGCGCATCCATGCCGACCTCGCCGCGGAACAGACCGAGTGCTCACCCGAGCTGGTGCGGCAGATCATGCGCTGCCAGGGCCTGGTGGCCTGTCAGCCACGTCCGTTCCGCATCACCACCGAGGCTGATGCTGAGGCTGCCGCGGGCATGCCCGACCTCGTCAAGCGGGACTTCACCGCGGACCGTCCCGGGGTGAAGTTCGTCGGCGACATCACCTACATCCACACCTGGCAAGGATTCGTCTACCTCGCCACCGTCATCGACTGCTATTCAAAGAAAGTCGTCGGCTGGTCCATCGCCGATCACATGCGCACCGGGCTCGTCGCCGATGCGCTCAAGAACGCCGCCGCCACAACCCGGATCGAGCCTGACGCGATCTGGCACTCCGACCGGGGCAGCGTCTACACCTCGACCGAGTTCAGGGCCCTGGTGGCCAGCCTCGGTATGCGCTCCTCGATGGGACGCACCGGCGTGTGCTGGGACAACAGCATGGCCGAATCGTTCT
This genomic window from Arthrobacter sp. 24S4-2 contains:
- a CDS encoding IS3 family transposase (programmed frameshift), which produces MTASRKRFTQEFKDELCREVINTSRPIKDVATAYGVGPETLRNWLVKYRAANGGTEVDLTVSERARLKELERENQELRAETAFLKKAKRLLRAGAAVVSKYEFIDSQKAQPANLNSVVKMCRWLAVSTSGFYHWATRPQSATAARRRALTARVRHFFEESEGTYGYRRIHADLAAEQTECSPELVRQIMRCQGLVACQPRPFRITTEADAEAAAGMPDLVKRDFTADRPGVKFVGDITYIHTWQGFVYLATVIDCYSKKVVGWSIADHMRTGLVADALKNAAATTRIEPDAIWHSDRGSVYTSTEFRALVASLGMRSSMGRTGVCWDNSMAESFFSALKNERVYRTVYATKSQARSDVIRYIEGFYNSRRRHSALGYRRPNEVHYGYQQPALAA